GGCGACCTGGCTGAGGATCAACACAATTCTGGTGATGCCGGTATGGCCAGGGAGCCCGCCGGCCACCCCACCCACGACCAATGCAGTACCGAGGGCGACCAGCACCATGCCGGCAGCAGACGGCTCCAAGCCATCCGAGATCAATAGGAGAACCGAACCGGCTATCAGAACCAGCGCTCCCACTCCGGCAATATTCAGATACGGTTCGGATCCGGCCAAGACGGCCAGAAACACCCCAACCCCAAGACCGACCACCCACCACAGCGGTGGAGCAAACGGCAAGGCGGATCCCCCGTTGATCACGTCCCCAAGAGCCGAGAACCACAGCCACGGACCCAACACAGCCAGCCCACCGATTCCACCGACCAACGCTCTAATGAGGACGGAAAACTTCGAACCGGTACCAAATACCCCCCACAACAGGGCCACCAGTAGTGCGCCGAACAAGGCCAACGGGGCGAAAGCAGCAACCACGAAACTCGCCAACAGCAAGCCTCCAAGGCGGCCGATCCGTTGGCGGAGTCCCTGCGGCCAGGCGACCACCACACTGGTAATCATCCACGGGGTGGCGGCGATCGCCGGAAACGCCGGCCAGTACCCAGCATCTCCATAGACCACTGCGGCGAGCGTTCCCATCGCGGCCAACCCACCGAGCACCGCCGGAACCCCATCGATCCCGAACGTGCGGAGTAGTCGCCGCATCCCGAAAAGTCCCAGCAGCACCGATCCCGTCACTATCAGCAGCAGCGCAGAATCGGCAAAGACCATCTGCACCATGGCCAGGGCCGCCACGGCCGGATGGCCGGGTCCGGCCGTCCCGAACCCGATCGGATTCCAGGCACCGCCATACGAAGCGATCGCAGAACCGGGAACCTGCGGAAGCGCCAGGACATAGCCGGCCACCGGCATACCCGATAGGAGCAGCGAACGCGTCCCGATGACAACCGCGAACAACGCCGCGATCAGGTAGCCGAAACCCGGTCGCTGCCAGAACATGCGCTCCTCATCCAAACGAGAGGCGAGCCCCAATCGATTTGACCGCGCCCTGGCCCAGATGGTCAGGTCCGACCCCAACTGAGCGAGAGACAATGACCCTGACCGCTGGTACCTGAAGAGTTCTCCGTCGTCGACCTGGACGATCTTGCGCGCCTGACGCCGGGCCACCCAGGTGTTTGGCAGGTGTTTCAGGCTCCACCCGACCCCCATAAGCAGGTCGAGAATCGGCCGTACCTCGAACATGAGCAGGCGACCGGCAGCATCGACCAGCCCAACCAGGACCGCCATTGGCAGAACCCAGGAGGTGGTCCAACCTGAATACATTTTGGCGCTAGCTCGCCATCGGGCCGCCGGCTCGCGCCATGCCGGTAGTTGGGCGTGGCAGGTTCCCGCATGGACAACCTCCGAGGACGGAACAACTGCCACCCTGC
The sequence above is drawn from the Acidimicrobiia bacterium genome and encodes:
- a CDS encoding glycosyltransferase family 2 protein, whose amino-acid sequence is VKTTTELIEQLTPDISHVWLIHDDAVPRPDALRALVQAAEQIDASLVGSKVLTAANPAILESVGGSTDVFLVADTGLASGELDQEQYDVVRDVAFVPGESVLIRRDLLKGLGGPDRLLPPLTQAIDFAGRARSAGGRVAVVPSSEVVHAGTCHAQLPAWREPAARWRASAKMYSGWTTSWVLPMAVLVGLVDAAGRLLMFEVRPILDLLMGVGWSLKHLPNTWVARRQARKIVQVDDGELFRYQRSGSLSLAQLGSDLTIWARARSNRLGLASRLDEERMFWQRPGFGYLIAALFAVVIGTRSLLLSGMPVAGYVLALPQVPGSAIASYGGAWNPIGFGTAGPGHPAVAALAMVQMVFADSALLLIVTGSVLLGLFGMRRLLRTFGIDGVPAVLGGLAAMGTLAAVVYGDAGYWPAFPAIAATPWMITSVVVAWPQGLRQRIGRLGGLLLASFVVAAFAPLALFGALLVALLWGVFGTGSKFSVLIRALVGGIGGLAVLGPWLWFSALGDVINGGSALPFAPPLWWVVGLGVGVFLAVLAGSEPYLNIAGVGALVLIAGSVLLLISDGLEPSAAGMVLVALGTALVVGGVAGGLPGHTGITRIVLILSQVAVVAALVMVGLTIGTGRWGLPADRYSEVVELVAARSGDAPLGRILFVGPGLPGQTRQLNGVPYKVMNGELSLGEAWLPVYREADRELEMVLSRAVDQDVLRPGQDLGELGIRWVVATAPTVLNPAFESKLDLKELAVGDGAFTVYENVYPAFVARTESGMPWRADGATFVGEPAPQVLIAVNPTPFGQSDLPVVMDGSTGVIEASTDQLVRVFAWAAAGALLLAGLAAVVGVRNRA